Proteins encoded in a region of the Saccharothrix ecbatanensis genome:
- a CDS encoding phosphoribosyl-ATP diphosphatase, producing the protein MKTFDELFAELSERARTRPEGSATAAALEAGVHAQGKKVLEEAGEVWIAAEHESDERLAEEVSQLLYRVQVLMLGRGLTLEDVYKHL; encoded by the coding sequence GTGAAGACCTTCGACGAGCTGTTCGCCGAGCTGAGCGAACGCGCACGCACCCGCCCTGAGGGCTCCGCCACCGCCGCGGCCTTGGAGGCCGGGGTGCATGCGCAGGGCAAGAAGGTGTTGGAGGAGGCCGGCGAGGTCTGGATCGCCGCCGAGCACGAGTCCGACGAGCGCCTGGCCGAAGAGGTCTCCCAGCTGCTGTACCGCGTGCAGGTGCTCATGCTCGGCCGCGGTCTGACCCTCGAAGACGTGTACAAGCACCTGTGA
- a CDS encoding antibiotic biosynthesis monooxygenase family protein — protein sequence MILEVATLDVRPGLEADFERAFGEARGLIAQSPGFVSLDLRRSVEQPSRYLLLVGWERLEDHTVGFRQGPLYPRWKALLHHFYDPFPTVEHYREP from the coding sequence GTGATCCTGGAAGTCGCCACGCTCGACGTCCGCCCCGGTCTGGAGGCGGACTTCGAGCGGGCGTTCGGGGAGGCGCGCGGGCTCATCGCGCAGTCGCCCGGGTTCGTCTCGCTGGACCTGCGGCGTTCGGTCGAGCAGCCGTCCCGGTACCTGCTGCTGGTGGGGTGGGAACGGCTGGAGGACCACACGGTCGGGTTCCGCCAGGGGCCGCTGTACCCGCGTTGGAAGGCGCTGCTGCACCACTTCTACGACCCGTTCCCGACCGTCGAGCACTACCGCGAGCCCTGA